A region from the Ichthyobacterium seriolicida genome encodes:
- a CDS encoding THUMP domain-containing class I SAM-dependent RNA methyltransferase — protein sequence MMKNYKMIAKTLYGLEDVLADELSNLGAFNIEVGIRNVSFYGDIGFMYKANLCLRTALKILKPICVFKIRSEGDFYKKVKAIVWEDYINEDNTILVDSVLSEAFSFSHTQYLSQRTKDAIVDRFLENTGRRPSVDKDSPDLRIHIHLHKETCTISLDSSGESLHKRGYKTESTTAPINEVLAAGIILLTRWKGDTPLLDPMCGSGTFLIEAAMIAMNIPANIHRKEFSFERWNDFDLDLFDKIKDHALNKEVELKHKIIGYDKSKYVVEKANSNIRNALLDGYIEVYKKDFFMSEKKDDSFYTLIFNPPYGERLSVEVESFYKMIGDTLKKGYENVHAWLIMLELKGLKHLGLRTSKRIKLFNGKLECRLAKYEIYKGSKKMHKA from the coding sequence ATTATGAAAAATTATAAAATGATAGCTAAGACACTCTATGGATTAGAGGATGTATTAGCTGATGAATTGAGCAACTTAGGAGCTTTTAATATAGAGGTAGGCATTAGGAATGTCAGTTTTTACGGAGATATAGGCTTCATGTATAAAGCTAATTTATGCTTGAGAACAGCTCTGAAGATTTTAAAGCCCATATGTGTTTTTAAGATTAGAAGTGAGGGGGATTTTTACAAGAAGGTAAAAGCTATAGTGTGGGAAGATTACATAAATGAAGATAATACTATACTGGTCGATTCTGTATTGTCAGAAGCTTTTTCCTTTAGTCACACTCAGTATCTCTCTCAAAGGACAAAAGACGCTATAGTAGATAGGTTTTTAGAAAATACAGGTCGACGACCTAGTGTAGATAAAGATTCTCCTGATTTGAGAATACATATTCATCTCCACAAAGAAACTTGTACTATATCATTGGATAGCTCTGGAGAATCTCTGCATAAGAGGGGCTATAAGACAGAGTCGACAACAGCTCCTATAAATGAGGTTTTGGCAGCTGGGATTATCTTGCTAACCCGTTGGAAAGGGGATACTCCTCTTTTGGACCCAATGTGTGGTTCTGGAACCTTCTTGATAGAAGCAGCTATGATAGCTATGAATATTCCTGCAAATATTCACAGAAAGGAATTTTCTTTTGAGAGATGGAATGATTTTGATTTAGATTTATTTGATAAAATAAAAGATCATGCCTTGAACAAAGAGGTGGAGCTAAAGCATAAGATAATAGGTTATGACAAAAGTAAATATGTAGTAGAAAAAGCAAATTCTAATATTAGAAATGCTCTATTAGACGGATATATAGAGGTTTATAAAAAAGACTTTTTCATGTCAGAAAAAAAAGATGATTCTTTTTATACATTGATTTTCAATCCTCCATATGGAGAGAGATTGAGCGTAGAGGTGGAGAGTTTTTATAAGATGATAGGAGATACTCTAAAAAAGGGATATGAAAACGTCCACGCCTGGTTGATCATGTTAGAGTTGAAAGGTTTAAAGCATCTCGGCCTAAGGACTTCTAAAAGGATAAAGTTATTTAATGGAAAACTAGAGTGCAGATTGGCAAAATACGAGATATACAAGGGGAGTAAAAAGATGCATAAGGCATAG
- the priA gene encoding replication restart helicase PriA encodes MSIFIEVIVPLPLRDLYVYEVDDNDRKKLKIGIRVIVPFRNNYYTAIIYRIGVEKPSLFKTKRVHHFIDINPIIDSLQLDLWFWLSSYYMCPIGDVFRVAMPSVFRLGNETLVTKEKDTEKDLEVDLSIMSDDELSVYKALNYRALSIDNLSKVLNNKDIIPIINNLIEKKLIKVEDVVKDKYKPKMVKYVRIHPDIGHDIDNLNTKVDGIIGKAPKQRELFMRFIQLKSESPLPVAKLLGRHLKMTSLKELEKKRVLQTYYLQTDRLEITKGEKPLSILSEEQSIALSKIRSEFFRKRVTFLYGVTSSGKTEVYIHLINEFISKGKQVLYLLPEIALTVQIVQRLSVFFGEKLIVYHSKYTDNEKAEIWTRISSKKSSIVLGTRSALFLPFKDLGLIVVDEEHDPSFKQQNILRYHARDMAIVLAEKCGANILLGSATPSLETIFNVKKGKYSCVEMTTRYGNIEMPEIKLIGIREQSEKKQMRGAFSLFMLKEIKRVLELGEQVILFQNRRGYSTIMECDICGTSMRCVNCDVSLTYHKYSSTLNCHYCDYVISRPDRCISCGSREVGVKGLGTQQVENQIKQIFPEAIVDRMDYDTTRRRRSFEDILERFSNKQIDILIGTQMVAKGLDFESVSLVGILNIDSIFNFPDFRAYERAYQLITQVAGRAGRKDKRGKVIIQSFNVSNSALTLLPHNYKEIMDDQLSERKQYNYPPYCKIIKIVFKHPNRDKLNKSTDYISGILRSFFKEDMLGPQYNIVPKIKNDYIKNIIIKIPIGKSISKVKRYINESLYDFSLRQEHKSIKLFMDVDSY; translated from the coding sequence ATGTCAATATTTATAGAGGTTATAGTTCCGCTTCCCCTAAGAGATTTATATGTTTATGAGGTAGATGACAATGACAGGAAGAAATTAAAAATAGGAATAAGAGTTATAGTCCCATTCAGAAATAATTACTACACAGCTATAATCTATAGGATAGGAGTTGAAAAGCCGTCTTTGTTTAAAACTAAGAGAGTACATCATTTTATAGATATCAATCCAATTATAGATTCTCTTCAATTAGATTTGTGGTTTTGGTTATCCAGTTATTATATGTGTCCCATAGGGGATGTTTTTAGGGTTGCTATGCCTTCAGTATTCAGATTGGGAAATGAGACTCTGGTGACTAAGGAAAAAGATACAGAAAAGGATTTAGAAGTAGATCTCAGTATTATGAGCGATGATGAGCTTTCAGTTTATAAAGCCTTGAACTACCGAGCTTTAAGCATAGATAATTTATCTAAAGTTTTAAATAATAAGGATATAATTCCCATTATAAATAATTTAATAGAAAAAAAACTCATAAAAGTAGAAGATGTAGTAAAGGATAAGTACAAACCTAAGATGGTCAAATACGTTAGGATTCATCCAGATATAGGCCATGATATAGATAATCTCAATACTAAAGTAGATGGCATTATAGGGAAAGCCCCCAAGCAAAGAGAGCTCTTTATGAGGTTTATTCAATTAAAGTCTGAAAGTCCGTTGCCTGTAGCCAAGCTTTTAGGAAGACATCTAAAGATGACATCTTTAAAAGAGCTAGAAAAAAAAAGGGTTTTGCAAACCTACTATTTACAGACAGATAGACTTGAAATTACCAAAGGAGAAAAGCCATTATCTATATTAAGTGAAGAGCAATCTATAGCATTATCTAAAATAAGATCTGAATTTTTTCGTAAGAGAGTTACTTTCTTATACGGAGTTACCTCTTCTGGAAAGACAGAGGTGTATATTCATCTAATAAATGAATTTATATCTAAGGGCAAACAGGTTTTATATCTGCTTCCAGAGATAGCCTTGACAGTTCAAATAGTTCAAAGGCTATCTGTTTTTTTTGGTGAAAAGTTAATAGTCTATCACTCTAAGTATACAGATAACGAAAAGGCTGAAATATGGACTCGTATTTCATCTAAAAAATCTTCAATTGTATTGGGAACTCGATCAGCTTTGTTTTTGCCTTTCAAAGACTTGGGGCTAATCGTGGTAGATGAAGAACACGATCCTTCATTCAAGCAGCAGAATATACTTAGGTATCATGCAAGAGACATGGCTATTGTCTTGGCTGAAAAGTGTGGAGCTAATATTCTTTTGGGTTCTGCTACACCATCTTTAGAAACTATCTTCAATGTAAAAAAAGGCAAGTATTCTTGTGTTGAGATGACTACTAGGTATGGAAATATAGAGATGCCTGAAATAAAACTAATAGGTATAAGAGAACAATCAGAAAAAAAACAGATGAGAGGGGCTTTTTCTCTGTTTATGTTAAAAGAGATAAAGAGGGTTTTAGAACTAGGCGAGCAAGTTATTTTGTTTCAAAATAGAAGGGGATATTCTACCATTATGGAATGTGATATTTGCGGCACTTCTATGCGATGTGTAAACTGTGACGTTAGTTTGACATATCACAAATATTCCTCTACATTAAACTGTCATTATTGTGATTATGTCATAAGTAGACCAGATAGATGTATTTCATGTGGCAGCAGAGAAGTTGGAGTTAAGGGATTGGGCACTCAACAGGTGGAGAATCAGATAAAACAGATTTTTCCAGAGGCGATTGTAGACAGGATGGATTATGATACCACTAGAAGAAGGAGATCTTTCGAGGATATATTAGAGAGATTTAGCAATAAGCAGATAGATATTTTAATAGGAACTCAGATGGTTGCCAAGGGATTAGACTTTGAAAGTGTCTCTTTAGTTGGAATTTTAAATATCGATTCTATATTTAATTTTCCAGATTTTAGGGCTTATGAAAGGGCTTATCAACTCATAACTCAAGTAGCGGGCAGGGCAGGTAGAAAGGACAAAAGAGGAAAAGTTATAATACAGTCGTTTAATGTTTCTAACAGTGCTCTGACGTTATTACCTCATAATTATAAAGAAATTATGGATGATCAATTATCTGAGAGAAAACAGTACAATTATCCTCCTTATTGTAAGATTATAAAGATAGTTTTTAAGCATCCTAATAGAGATAAACTGAATAAATCTACAGATTATATATCTGGTATTTTAAGGAGTTTTTTCAAGGAAGATATGTTAGGACCTCAATACAATATAGTTCCCAAGATAAAGAACGATTACATAAAAAACATAATTATAAAGATTCCTATTGGAAAATCTATATCTAAGGTCAAGAGGTATATAAATGAGTCTCTCTATGATTTTTCTTTGAGGCAAGAACACAAAAGTATAAAGCTATTTATGGATGTAGACTCCTACTAA